A genomic region of Pseudomonadota bacterium contains the following coding sequences:
- a CDS encoding aldo/keto reductase — DLLQFHAWHYPDPSWLDALFYLDELRQQGLIGQLGVTNFDTAHLRIALASGIPIVSNQLSYSLVDRRAAGAMTALCEEFGVKLLAYGTLAGGLLSERWVDAPEPSTPLTWSQMKYKRFIDVAGGWARFQAVLQAVAKVAQRHGVSMPVVASRYMLDQRAVGGVIMGARLGAADHVQENLAIFRCTLDAQDHTAIGAALARLDPIPGDCGDEYRKPPFLTAAGDLSDHLNAIPPSMTPQRGADGRVRVFSGTPWEPLAGYCRAVRHGAQITVSGTTATHGDRLIGGADAAAQTHFVIDKIEAAITALGGRLEDVVRTRVLVNDIADWEPVARAHGVRFASICPANTLVEARLVGQGYKVEIEADAAVSR; from the coding sequence GACCTGCTGCAGTTCCACGCCTGGCATTACCCCGATCCGTCGTGGCTGGACGCGCTCTTCTACCTCGACGAGCTGCGCCAACAAGGGTTGATCGGGCAACTCGGCGTGACCAACTTCGACACGGCACACCTGCGCATCGCGCTGGCGAGCGGCATCCCCATCGTGAGCAACCAGCTCAGCTACTCCCTCGTGGATCGTCGTGCTGCGGGCGCGATGACCGCCCTGTGCGAGGAGTTCGGGGTCAAGCTGCTGGCCTACGGCACGTTAGCGGGCGGCCTGCTGAGCGAGCGATGGGTGGATGCGCCGGAGCCGTCGACCCCGCTTACCTGGTCGCAGATGAAGTACAAGCGCTTCATCGACGTGGCCGGCGGCTGGGCGCGCTTCCAGGCCGTCTTGCAGGCGGTCGCCAAGGTGGCGCAGCGGCACGGCGTGAGCATGCCGGTGGTGGCCAGCCGCTACATGCTGGATCAGCGCGCCGTTGGCGGGGTGATCATGGGCGCGCGCCTGGGCGCCGCTGACCACGTGCAGGAGAACCTGGCGATCTTCCGCTGCACCTTGGATGCGCAAGATCACACCGCGATCGGTGCGGCGCTCGCGAGGCTCGACCCGATTCCGGGTGACTGTGGCGATGAATACCGTAAGCCCCCTTTCCTGACCGCCGCCGGCGATCTGAGTGACCACCTGAATGCGATTCCCCCGTCCATGACCCCGCAGCGCGGTGCCGACGGGCGCGTACGTGTCTTCAGCGGTACCCCGTGGGAGCCGCTGGCGGGCTATTGCCGGGCCGTGCGGCATGGCGCGCAGATCACCGTGTCTGGCACCACTGCTACCCACGGTGATCGGCTCATCGGCGGCGCCGATGCGGCGGCGCAGACCCACTTCGTGATCGACAAGATCGAAGCGGCGATCACCGCCCTAGGAGGGCGTCTGGAGGATGTGGTCAGGACCCGTGTACTTGTCAACGATATCGCCGATTGGGAACCCGTCGCGCGAGCCCACGGTGTTCGCTTCGCTAGCATCTGTCCGGCCAACACCTTGGTGGAAGCGCGCCTGGTGGGGCAGGGCTACAAGGTGGAGATCGAGGCGGATGCCGCCGTGAGCCGATAG
- a CDS encoding putative Ig domain-containing protein — MDGVKFLGDETDRNVGIFVGGDGDFNADGVDDLVIAAWKTSSDSDGRVYVIYGGQPVDPDFRLGDLLDGDGTRGIAIHPDDARTRDRFGRSADFIGDINGDGVDDLIVGSIYSGRTDIGDLPYDAGEAYVIYGRAGGLPNNFNVGDLLAENGGDGSEGFVIRGFRRQDELGRSVSRAGDLNGDGLPDLVVGALVDTYIYDDPTPGDGPGEAYVIFGRPDNGFPAEIEVETLVNEGDGSEGFVVRGVKNLDRMGVVAEAGDVDGDGIGDLVLGALSGGRGVSGEVYVVYGRSDPFPGVLELASLLPSNGGNGSEGFVVVGATPGDRLGLVHGAGDINGDGFDDVLMGGYRAEPFGLIESGAVYVIFGTPRAVRGPAFDLRSLFPANGGDGSRGFIVPGSDAGDRLASVSTAGNVNGDDFEDFIVGSFRGEEGGGNNTADVGEAYLILGRAIFPPVFVLDTLRPEFAADGSSGAVITGEDAGGRQGRALSTAGDIDGDGYDDVITGAWQADGEGNGRSSDDAGEAYLTYGRPGLQPSTLKVAVYDNPFPNPVVGACAGLAVELFDDVNFADSLGTLPVAVYESLPDEQDNRITAISVPAGLRVLLFRSDDVSLSADLIVTEDTVLTGGDDNAVSALVVECADPLGVPQLINPGDQRNVVGDRISLTIGVANAEQGPFTFTASGLPPITGINPVTGAIGGRVSTPGVYPVTVMATNRYGGVGEVSFLWAVADASDNVPPTLVDPGPQTDFLDAPVTLQLQGDDVDGDVLTYTAAPLPEGLLLDPATGLITGTPTLEQSLTVTATVSDPGGASASVTFAWDVELEPNLPPTLEQPADQRTVVDEPASLQLVASDGNGDTLTFAAEGLPEGLSIDPATGLISGTPTSIGEFIVSASVADTRDGSDQASFTWRVLDDEVLIDTGFDDDADGFTYIDDAFRGTDEPTYADGTYGADSGFDGGGLEVVTGGIDGDDITGMSGGWTRGFTLVEPSVVSLTLRYELNHAASHEPDELVQALASIDGTLLGADGSDVIAELVGLDGSPDDVDSTGWQVFTATASLPAGEHVLTLGIYHSKKTVADEISSVRYDDVSLTVAPVIVDARFDGDSDGFAYADDVFRGTDAPAYADGAYESDGGFDGGGVAVTTGGIDDDDITGMSGAWSRGFNLAEASTVTLTLRYELVLSGEHESDELAQVLAAVDGVLVGRDGGDVIDELVGPNDDGSPDLTTGWQTFSVTLSLGAGEHTLSLGSFHNEKTFADESAEVRFDDVLIVLD, encoded by the coding sequence GTGGACGGAGTGAAGTTTCTCGGGGATGAAACCGACCGCAACGTCGGCATCTTCGTCGGCGGCGACGGCGACTTCAATGCCGACGGCGTCGACGATCTGGTCATCGCCGCCTGGAAGACGTCGAGCGACTCAGACGGTCGCGTCTACGTGATCTACGGAGGCCAACCGGTCGATCCCGACTTCCGCCTCGGCGATCTGCTGGACGGCGACGGTACCCGGGGCATCGCGATCCATCCCGACGATGCCCGAACGCGCGACCGCTTCGGTCGCTCCGCAGACTTCATCGGCGACATCAACGGGGATGGGGTGGATGACCTCATCGTCGGCTCCATCTACTCCGGCCGCACGGACATCGGCGACCTGCCCTACGACGCGGGCGAGGCCTACGTGATCTACGGTCGCGCCGGCGGCTTGCCGAACAACTTCAACGTCGGCGACCTGCTGGCGGAAAACGGCGGCGACGGCAGCGAGGGGTTCGTCATCCGCGGCTTTCGTCGCCAGGACGAGCTCGGCCGGTCCGTCAGCCGGGCTGGCGACCTCAACGGTGACGGGCTGCCGGATCTGGTGGTGGGCGCCCTGGTCGACACCTACATCTACGATGATCCCACCCCCGGCGACGGACCGGGTGAGGCCTACGTGATCTTCGGTCGGCCGGACAACGGCTTCCCCGCCGAGATCGAGGTCGAAACCCTGGTCAACGAGGGCGACGGCAGCGAGGGCTTCGTCGTTCGTGGGGTGAAGAACCTGGACCGCATGGGCGTGGTGGCGGAAGCCGGCGACGTCGACGGCGACGGTATCGGCGACCTCGTGCTGGGCGCCCTGTCCGGCGGGCGAGGGGTGTCCGGCGAGGTGTACGTCGTCTACGGCCGCAGCGATCCCTTCCCCGGCGTGTTGGAACTGGCCTCGCTCCTGCCCAGCAACGGCGGTAACGGCAGCGAAGGCTTCGTGGTGGTCGGTGCGACGCCCGGCGATCGCCTCGGCCTCGTCCACGGGGCTGGAGATATCAACGGCGATGGTTTCGACGACGTGCTCATGGGCGGCTACCGAGCAGAACCCTTCGGCTTGATCGAGTCGGGGGCCGTCTACGTGATCTTCGGCACGCCCCGCGCGGTGCGTGGCCCGGCCTTCGATCTACGCTCCCTGTTCCCCGCCAACGGCGGTGACGGCAGCCGCGGTTTCATCGTGCCGGGCAGCGATGCGGGCGATCGCCTGGCGTCCGTGAGCACGGCGGGTAACGTCAACGGCGATGACTTCGAGGACTTTATCGTCGGTTCCTTCCGTGGGGAGGAGGGCGGTGGCAACAACACCGCGGATGTCGGCGAGGCCTACCTGATCCTCGGTCGCGCCATCTTTCCGCCCGTGTTCGTGCTCGACACCTTGCGACCGGAGTTTGCCGCCGACGGCAGCTCGGGCGCGGTGATCACGGGCGAAGACGCAGGCGGGCGCCAGGGGCGAGCCCTCAGCACCGCAGGCGACATCGACGGTGACGGCTACGACGATGTCATCACCGGCGCCTGGCAAGCGGACGGCGAAGGCAACGGTCGCAGTTCGGACGATGCGGGCGAGGCCTACCTCACCTACGGACGACCGGGCCTGCAGCCCTCCACCCTCAAGGTGGCGGTGTACGACAACCCCTTCCCCAACCCGGTGGTCGGCGCCTGCGCGGGCCTTGCCGTGGAGCTGTTCGACGATGTGAACTTCGCCGACTCCCTCGGCACGCTGCCTGTGGCCGTCTACGAATCCCTGCCCGATGAGCAGGACAACCGCATCACGGCCATCAGCGTGCCCGCCGGGTTGCGCGTGTTGCTGTTCCGTAGTGACGACGTCTCCCTCAGTGCCGACCTCATCGTCACGGAAGACACGGTGCTCACCGGCGGCGACGACAACGCCGTCAGCGCCCTGGTGGTCGAATGCGCCGATCCGCTCGGGGTCCCTCAGCTCATCAATCCCGGGGATCAACGCAACGTGGTGGGCGATCGCATCAGCCTGACCATCGGCGTCGCCAACGCGGAACAGGGGCCCTTCACCTTCACCGCCTCCGGCCTGCCACCGATCACGGGCATCAACCCGGTGACCGGTGCGATCGGCGGCCGCGTCTCGACCCCCGGTGTGTACCCGGTGACCGTGATGGCCACCAACCGCTACGGCGGGGTCGGCGAGGTCTCCTTCCTCTGGGCCGTGGCCGATGCTTCGGACAACGTTCCGCCCACCTTGGTCGACCCGGGCCCACAGACGGACTTCCTGGACGCGCCGGTGACCCTCCAGCTGCAGGGGGATGACGTGGACGGCGACGTGTTGACCTACACGGCCGCTCCCTTGCCCGAGGGGTTGCTCCTCGACCCGGCGACGGGGCTGATCACCGGGACGCCCACCCTCGAGCAATCGCTCACGGTCACCGCCACGGTCAGCGATCCGGGCGGCGCCAGCGCCTCGGTGACCTTCGCCTGGGATGTGGAGCTCGAACCCAACCTGCCGCCGACGCTCGAACAGCCGGCGGACCAGCGCACGGTGGTCGACGAGCCTGCCTCGCTGCAACTCGTGGCGAGCGACGGCAACGGCGATACGCTCACCTTCGCGGCCGAGGGGTTGCCCGAGGGGCTGAGCATCGATCCTGCGACGGGCTTGATCAGCGGCACGCCCACGAGCATCGGTGAGTTCATCGTGTCTGCCTCTGTCGCCGATACGCGCGATGGCAGTGATCAGGCGAGCTTCACGTGGCGCGTACTGGACGATGAGGTGCTCATCGACACGGGCTTCGACGACGACGCCGATGGCTTTACCTACATCGACGATGCCTTCCGCGGCACCGACGAGCCGACCTACGCCGACGGCACCTACGGCGCCGACAGTGGCTTCGACGGCGGTGGGCTCGAGGTGGTGACCGGTGGCATCGACGGCGATGACATCACGGGCATGTCGGGCGGTTGGACCCGAGGTTTCACCCTGGTGGAGCCGTCGGTGGTCTCGCTCACCTTACGCTACGAGTTGAACCACGCGGCTTCCCATGAGCCCGACGAGCTGGTCCAGGCCCTGGCCTCCATCGACGGCACCTTGCTCGGCGCTGACGGCAGCGATGTCATCGCAGAGCTGGTAGGACTCGACGGCAGTCCCGACGATGTCGACAGCACCGGCTGGCAGGTCTTCACGGCGACGGCGTCATTGCCCGCCGGCGAGCACGTGCTGACGCTGGGCATCTACCACAGCAAGAAGACCGTGGCCGACGAGATCTCGAGCGTGCGCTACGACGATGTGAGCCTGACCGTCGCGCCGGTGATCGTCGACGCCCGCTTCGACGGCGATAGCGATGGCTTCGCCTACGCCGACGATGTCTTCCGTGGCACCGACGCCCCGGCGTACGCGGACGGTGCCTACGAGAGCGACGGTGGCTTCGACGGCGGCGGCGTGGCCGTGACCACCGGCGGCATCGACGACGACGACATCACGGGCATGTCCGGTGCCTGGTCGCGCGGCTTCAACCTCGCCGAGGCGTCGACGGTCACCCTGACCCTGCGCTACGAGCTCGTGCTGAGCGGGGAGCACGAGAGCGATGAGTTGGCGCAGGTGCTGGCTGCCGTCGACGGTGTGCTGGTGGGACGCGACGGTGGGGACGTCATCGATGAGCTCGTGGGGCCGAACGACGACGGTAGCCCGGATCTCACCACCGGCTGGCAGACCTTCAGCGTGACCCTGTCGCTCGGGGCGGGGGAGCACACGCTCTCGCTCGGCAGTTTCCACAATGAGAAGACCTTTGCCGACGAGAGCGCCGAGGTGCGCTTCGACGATGTCCTGATCGTTCTCGATTAA
- a CDS encoding NAD(P)-binding protein, producing the protein MGKQITRRDFLNGTQVALGASLLTPWSEVFGATGPGAAYPPARTGLRGTHDGAWETMHARVAGKRWPSEKPSEAYDLVIVGAGISGLSAAYFYRQAHPKARILILDNHDDFGGHAKRNEFRIQGRTRIGYGGTEAIDTPSSYSAIARQLLKDIGIDLQRFYQYFHQDLYESMGLGHSIMFDAATYGERKLVTGYGSRPWEAFAADTPMNPRARADLVRIFTEECDYLPGLSYEEKYARLAKISYLDFLRDHAKVDEQVLGIYRQWFRSFYGLGSKDVPALLISEYGDGGGLPGLTHTMPRVGHRGDEPYIFHFPDGNASVARLLVRALLAEAVPGETMEDVVTAVVDYASLDRPGSDLRLRLESTVTNAQHTGDEKAVDVTYVHHGEATTVRAGQCIMACYNAAIPYLCPELPAAQKEGLAYNVKVPLTYTKVLINNWTSFVKQGISYVYFTNDFYKQIELDYPVSMGDYAFDEGPEQPMIVHLCHVPYFDGIEGPEQWRAGRRQLLSTSFADFEFHVRDQMDAALGAGGFDAERDIEAITVNRWPHGYAYNPIYLWEPEWQDPAATPWAIGRQRFGRIAIANSDAGASSDTNTAITEAHRAVGELVG; encoded by the coding sequence ATGGGCAAGCAGATTACACGCCGGGATTTCTTGAACGGTACGCAGGTGGCCCTGGGCGCGAGCTTGCTGACGCCGTGGAGTGAGGTCTTCGGCGCGACTGGCCCGGGAGCTGCGTACCCGCCCGCGCGAACGGGCCTGCGCGGCACCCACGATGGCGCTTGGGAGACCATGCATGCGCGCGTGGCCGGCAAGCGTTGGCCGAGCGAGAAGCCCTCTGAGGCCTACGATCTGGTGATCGTCGGCGCCGGCATCAGCGGCCTGTCCGCTGCCTACTTCTACCGCCAGGCGCACCCGAAGGCACGCATTCTGATCCTCGACAATCACGACGACTTCGGTGGCCATGCGAAGCGCAACGAGTTTCGCATCCAGGGGCGCACGCGCATCGGCTATGGCGGCACGGAGGCGATCGACACACCATCGTCCTACTCGGCGATCGCCCGCCAGCTGCTGAAGGACATCGGCATCGACTTGCAGCGCTTCTACCAGTACTTTCATCAGGACCTTTACGAGTCGATGGGGCTGGGTCACTCCATCATGTTCGACGCCGCCACCTACGGCGAGCGCAAGCTCGTCACCGGCTACGGGTCGCGGCCGTGGGAGGCCTTCGCCGCGGACACGCCGATGAATCCGCGCGCCCGAGCCGACCTGGTCCGCATCTTCACCGAAGAATGCGACTACCTGCCGGGACTCTCCTACGAGGAGAAGTACGCGCGCCTCGCCAAGATCAGCTACCTGGATTTCCTGCGCGACCACGCCAAGGTGGACGAGCAGGTGCTGGGCATCTATCGCCAGTGGTTCCGCAGCTTCTACGGCTTGGGATCGAAGGACGTGCCGGCGCTGCTCATCAGTGAGTACGGCGACGGTGGCGGTCTGCCGGGCCTTACGCACACGATGCCGCGGGTGGGTCATCGCGGCGATGAGCCCTACATCTTCCATTTCCCGGATGGCAACGCGTCCGTCGCCAGGTTGTTGGTGCGCGCGCTGCTTGCCGAGGCCGTTCCCGGCGAGACCATGGAGGATGTGGTGACCGCCGTGGTCGACTACGCGTCGTTGGATCGGCCCGGATCGGACCTGCGCTTGCGCCTCGAGAGCACGGTGACCAACGCCCAGCACACGGGCGATGAGAAGGCCGTGGACGTGACCTACGTGCACCATGGGGAGGCCACTACCGTGCGCGCGGGTCAATGCATCATGGCGTGCTACAACGCCGCGATCCCCTACCTGTGCCCGGAGCTGCCGGCGGCCCAGAAGGAGGGTCTGGCCTACAACGTGAAGGTGCCCCTCACCTACACCAAGGTGCTGATCAACAACTGGACGTCGTTCGTGAAGCAGGGCATCTCCTACGTCTACTTCACCAACGACTTCTACAAGCAGATCGAGCTCGACTACCCCGTGAGCATGGGCGACTACGCCTTCGACGAGGGACCCGAGCAACCGATGATCGTGCATCTGTGCCACGTGCCCTACTTCGATGGCATCGAAGGGCCCGAGCAGTGGCGCGCCGGTCGTCGCCAGCTGCTGTCCACGTCCTTCGCCGACTTCGAGTTCCACGTGCGCGATCAGATGGACGCCGCCCTCGGCGCGGGCGGTTTCGATGCCGAGCGCGACATCGAGGCGATCACCGTCAATCGCTGGCCCCACGGTTACGCTTACAACCCGATCTACCTGTGGGAACCCGAGTGGCAGGACCCCGCGGCGACCCCCTGGGCGATCGGGCGTCAGCGCTTCGGCCGCATCGCCATCGCCAACTCAGATGCCGGGGCGAGCTCGGACACGAACACGGCGATCACCGAGGCCCACCGAGCGGTGGGTGAGCTGGTGGGCTGA
- the hemN gene encoding oxygen-independent coproporphyrinogen III oxidase, which yields MTQVRFDAQLIRRHGGRGPRYTSYPTAPQFTESFTREDYVRYTHTSNAQGAAAPLSLYLHLPFCRSLCYYCGCNKVVTRNEKRAAAYLDTLMREAAMHGALYADTRQVEQVHLGGGTPTYYDDDQLTLLMGQLREHFSFADADHLQCSIEVDPRTVGPERIAALADLGFNRLSLGVQDFDTDVQRAVNRVQSYDQTIALIEAARATGYRSVSVDLIYGLPLQTAARFDHTLDAVIDARPDRISLYSYAHMPQLFKAQELINADELPSDADKLALLELSISRLCDAGYEYIGMDHFALADDELVRARDEGHLHRNFQGYSTHAHCDLVSLGASGIGNVGNSFYQNEKNTNAYCEAVNAGRLPIVRGMPLANDDVLRADVIQALMCDGHLRFSDIERDHGITFAEYFAEDLSDLATLADDGLVTLTDAHIEVTASGQLLLRPIAMCFDRYLREAATAQRFSKVI from the coding sequence ATGACCCAGGTTCGCTTCGATGCTCAGTTGATCCGCCGCCACGGCGGACGTGGCCCGCGCTACACGTCCTACCCCACGGCGCCACAGTTCACCGAATCGTTCACGCGCGAAGACTACGTACGCTACACGCACACCAGCAATGCGCAGGGCGCCGCCGCCCCGCTCTCGCTCTACCTGCACCTGCCCTTTTGCCGATCGCTCTGCTACTACTGCGGCTGCAACAAGGTGGTCACGCGCAACGAAAAGCGCGCCGCAGCCTATCTCGACACGCTGATGCGCGAGGCGGCCATGCACGGCGCGCTCTACGCGGACACCCGCCAGGTGGAACAGGTGCACCTCGGCGGCGGTACGCCGACCTACTACGATGATGATCAGCTAACGCTATTGATGGGCCAGCTCAGGGAGCACTTCTCCTTCGCCGACGCGGATCACCTGCAATGCTCCATCGAGGTGGACCCGCGCACCGTGGGGCCTGAGCGCATCGCCGCCCTCGCCGACCTCGGCTTCAACCGCCTGAGCCTCGGGGTGCAGGACTTCGATACGGATGTGCAGCGCGCCGTCAACCGGGTGCAGTCCTACGATCAGACGATCGCCCTGATCGAGGCGGCCCGCGCGACAGGCTATCGCTCCGTGTCCGTAGACCTCATCTACGGCCTGCCCCTGCAAACCGCCGCGCGCTTCGACCACACGCTGGACGCGGTGATCGATGCCCGCCCCGACCGCATCTCCCTCTACAGCTACGCCCACATGCCGCAACTGTTCAAGGCCCAGGAGCTGATCAACGCCGACGAATTGCCGAGCGATGCGGACAAGCTCGCCCTGCTGGAACTCTCCATCTCGCGCCTGTGCGATGCAGGCTACGAGTACATCGGCATGGATCACTTCGCCCTCGCCGACGACGAACTGGTGCGCGCCCGCGATGAGGGTCATCTCCATCGCAACTTCCAGGGCTACTCCACTCACGCGCACTGTGACCTGGTCAGCCTCGGCGCGAGCGGCATCGGTAACGTCGGCAACAGCTTCTACCAGAACGAGAAGAACACCAACGCGTACTGCGAGGCCGTGAACGCAGGTCGCCTGCCCATCGTGCGCGGCATGCCCCTGGCGAACGATGACGTGCTGCGGGCCGACGTGATCCAGGCGCTGATGTGCGACGGGCACCTACGCTTCAGCGACATCGAGCGCGATCACGGGATCACCTTCGCGGAGTACTTCGCGGAAGATCTGAGCGACCTGGCAACGCTGGCCGACGACGGCCTGGTCACCCTCACGGACGCGCACATCGAGGTAACCGCCAGCGGTCAGCTCCTCCTGCGCCCCATCGCCATGTGCTTCGACCGCTACCTGCGCGAAGCCGCCACCGCGCAGCGCTTCTCCAAGGTTATCTAG
- a CDS encoding TauD/TfdA family dioxygenase, whose amino-acid sequence MSTPIARTRDALGEYPAGTVTKSPLSAVGGLLLRPRGVVPAVESLDVDAIIEEVKRRGAVMLKDFAFDVPAFERLSDRFACEFVDNLGSGSLRETVNGASDGTIQNVAYRYGQGRQRTFPLPLHADRAYVKSKPQAMFFYCQRPASRGGQTTVADGLSVYECLSDRTRELFDTTRVKYIRHYGADEWPLLYRTADLDQVREYCARNDMTLRANADGSIHTEFVTSAVPLTRWQRQPAFCNSVQIGYWQEHTLQRKINYVRLEDDREIPAAVMAEVDEVSAALTVEVPWASGDLVMVDNTRMLHGRRRFDDEQRAVLVRMAGEVHW is encoded by the coding sequence ATGTCTACGCCAATCGCCCGAACGCGTGACGCCCTTGGGGAGTACCCCGCTGGGACCGTCACCAAGTCTCCCCTGTCCGCCGTCGGCGGCCTCCTGTTGCGCCCTAGAGGTGTTGTCCCCGCGGTGGAGTCGCTCGACGTCGATGCGATCATCGAAGAGGTCAAACGTCGCGGCGCGGTGATGTTGAAGGACTTCGCCTTTGACGTCCCCGCCTTCGAACGCTTGTCGGATCGCTTCGCCTGCGAGTTCGTCGACAACCTCGGCAGCGGTTCCCTGCGCGAGACCGTGAACGGCGCGTCCGACGGGACCATCCAGAATGTCGCCTACCGCTACGGCCAGGGGCGCCAGCGCACCTTCCCGCTGCCCCTGCACGCGGATCGCGCCTACGTGAAGTCCAAACCACAGGCGATGTTCTTCTACTGCCAGCGCCCGGCCTCCCGTGGAGGCCAGACCACGGTGGCCGATGGCTTGAGCGTGTACGAGTGCCTGAGCGATCGAACCCGCGAGTTGTTCGATACCACGCGGGTGAAGTACATCCGCCACTATGGCGCCGACGAGTGGCCGTTGCTCTACCGCACCGCTGACTTGGATCAGGTGCGCGAGTACTGCGCCCGCAACGACATGACCCTGCGGGCCAACGCCGACGGCTCCATTCACACGGAGTTCGTCACCAGCGCGGTACCGCTCACGCGTTGGCAACGGCAACCGGCCTTCTGCAACAGCGTGCAGATCGGCTACTGGCAAGAACACACCCTGCAGCGAAAGATCAACTACGTACGCCTCGAGGATGATCGCGAGATCCCCGCAGCCGTGATGGCTGAGGTGGACGAGGTGAGCGCCGCGCTCACGGTCGAGGTGCCCTGGGCGAGCGGCGATCTGGTCATGGTGGATAACACCCGCATGCTGCACGGTCGCCGTCGCTTCGATGACGAGCAGCGCGCCGTGCTGGTGCGTATGGCCGGGGAGGTGCACTGGTGA
- a CDS encoding phytanoyl-CoA dioxygenase family protein: MTSSNAAESLPAFRSPTAGDIPGLLPSTTAPAPPAPVVQPDYTAARSMLDFIDRMSERLRPGAQRFIQGLVPEIRETYRAMHVALDRTSADLDEVRSALALLAAGTAPERAAGDGAVTLRSELAAPGEPLDDDLVEAAYAGILTLAERLGGMGSERLVEAIETIELGFLALESAYREQTQQLAQARERLAQGWAKRATALPGPDDAPPPPGLEQISQFGLTPDQVSFFEENGYVGPITLSSPQEMARIRRWIDRAGFLHTASPIYASGSPRGSAEARDWHLIYPEVHALCTHPAMVAVMEALLGPDLLLWRSQFMRKEAGAPALAWHQDGSFPGGKMIPALNPVKTVSAWLAIDSAQVDNGCVWVVPGSHKGELEYERREASKGQGLFHRGFEVQYAIPEEQAVPMVLEPGQFMVFDCQTLHGSSHNPSPWRRLGLAARYTSADVRVYEGQDVDGQGYALDRFGCVLVAGEDRYGHNVMAQAPKA, from the coding sequence GTGACGTCTTCGAATGCCGCTGAGTCCCTGCCCGCGTTTCGCTCGCCCACGGCGGGGGACATTCCCGGTCTGCTCCCGAGCACGACGGCGCCGGCGCCGCCCGCCCCGGTCGTGCAGCCGGACTACACGGCGGCACGCTCGATGCTGGACTTCATCGATCGCATGAGCGAACGCTTGCGCCCCGGCGCGCAGCGCTTCATCCAGGGCCTGGTGCCCGAGATCCGCGAGACCTATCGCGCCATGCACGTGGCCCTGGACCGCACCAGCGCCGATCTCGACGAAGTGCGCAGCGCCCTGGCCCTGCTGGCGGCGGGCACCGCACCCGAGCGAGCGGCAGGCGATGGTGCCGTGACGTTGCGAAGCGAACTCGCCGCGCCCGGCGAACCGCTGGATGACGACCTGGTGGAGGCGGCCTACGCGGGCATACTGACCCTCGCCGAGCGCCTGGGCGGCATGGGATCGGAACGCCTCGTTGAAGCGATCGAGACAATCGAGCTCGGGTTTCTGGCCCTGGAGAGCGCGTATCGCGAGCAGACCCAGCAGCTGGCCCAAGCGCGGGAGCGCTTGGCGCAGGGGTGGGCCAAGCGGGCCACGGCATTGCCTGGCCCGGACGACGCCCCGCCGCCGCCTGGCCTCGAGCAGATCAGCCAGTTCGGTCTCACGCCGGATCAGGTGAGCTTCTTCGAGGAGAACGGCTACGTCGGTCCCATCACGCTCTCCTCACCGCAGGAGATGGCGCGTATCCGACGCTGGATCGACCGCGCCGGTTTCTTGCACACGGCTTCCCCCATCTACGCCTCGGGATCTCCCCGCGGCTCGGCCGAGGCTCGCGATTGGCACCTGATCTACCCCGAGGTGCACGCGCTGTGCACCCATCCGGCCATGGTGGCGGTGATGGAGGCGTTGCTCGGCCCGGATCTGCTCCTGTGGCGCTCCCAGTTCATGCGCAAGGAGGCAGGCGCGCCCGCCCTCGCGTGGCACCAGGACGGCTCCTTCCCTGGCGGCAAGATGATCCCAGCCTTGAACCCCGTGAAGACGGTCTCGGCCTGGCTCGCGATCGACTCGGCACAGGTGGATAACGGCTGCGTCTGGGTGGTGCCGGGCTCGCACAAGGGGGAGCTCGAGTACGAGCGTCGTGAGGCGAGCAAGGGGCAGGGCCTCTTCCATCGAGGCTTCGAAGTGCAGTACGCCATCCCCGAGGAGCAGGCCGTGCCCATGGTGCTCGAGCCGGGTCAGTTCATGGTCTTCGATTGCCAGACCCTGCACGGCTCCAGCCATAACCCTTCTCCCTGGCGTCGCCTGGGCCTCGCCGCGCGCTACACCAGCGCCGATGTGCGGGTGTACGAGGGGCAGGACGTGGACGGCCAGGGCTACGCGCTCGACCGCTTCGGGTGCGTGCTCGTCGCCGGCGAAGATCGCTACGGCCACAACGTGATGGCGCAGGCCCCGAAGGCCTGA